A section of the Methanocaldococcus sp. FS406-22 genome encodes:
- the rtcA gene encoding RNA 3'-terminal phosphate cyclase, with product MDFIVIDGSYLEGGGQIIRTAVSLSALTQKPVKIINIRKKRKNKGLAPQHVSAVKAVKKLCNAEVFGLNVGSEELTFIPSKLASKDFTIDIGTAGSISLVIQTLLPLSLGINKKFTVKIKGGTDVKRAPPIDYIKNVTLKILRDFGVLTELKVLKRGFYPEGGGEVIFEVKPSKVKKFDLIEHSKSNLVEGIAYVQNLDENIARRMRKKAVDLLNKEKLMPNIKIECSKGISTGAGIVLWNDTLGGSCLGEKGLRAEIVAERAVNELLKERESGMALDKYMGDHIIPFLAFGKGIVGVSEITNHTKTNIWVVKHFLDVDFEIKEYKENNCNGFTIEVV from the coding sequence ATGGATTTTATTGTCATTGATGGAAGTTATTTAGAAGGAGGGGGACAAATTATAAGAACTGCTGTTTCTTTATCAGCTTTAACTCAAAAACCAGTAAAAATTATTAACATAAGGAAAAAGAGAAAGAATAAAGGTTTAGCTCCTCAACATGTATCTGCAGTTAAAGCAGTTAAAAAACTTTGTAATGCTGAAGTTTTTGGATTAAACGTTGGCTCAGAAGAATTAACTTTTATACCTTCAAAATTGGCTTCAAAAGATTTTACAATAGATATTGGTACTGCTGGAAGTATATCCTTAGTTATACAAACCCTTCTCCCTTTATCATTGGGAATCAACAAAAAATTCACTGTAAAAATAAAGGGAGGGACTGATGTTAAACGTGCTCCTCCAATTGATTATATAAAAAATGTAACCTTAAAAATCCTTAGAGATTTTGGAGTATTGACAGAGCTAAAAGTTTTAAAAAGAGGATTTTATCCAGAAGGTGGAGGAGAAGTTATATTTGAAGTTAAACCATCAAAAGTTAAAAAATTTGATTTAATAGAACATTCTAAAAGTAACTTAGTTGAAGGAATTGCTTATGTGCAAAATTTAGATGAGAATATAGCAAGAAGAATGAGAAAAAAGGCGGTGGATTTATTAAACAAAGAAAAACTTATGCCCAATATAAAAATAGAATGTTCAAAAGGTATTTCTACTGGGGCGGGTATAGTTTTATGGAACGATACTTTGGGAGGAAGTTGTTTAGGAGAAAAAGGACTAAGGGCAGAGATTGTCGCTGAAAGGGCTGTTAATGAATTATTGAAAGAAAGGGAAAGTGGAATGGCTTTAGATAAATATATGGGAGACCATATAATTCCATTCTTAGCTTTTGGTAAAGGAATAGTGGGGGTTTCAGAGATAACCAATCACACAAAAACAAACATTTGGGTTGTTAAGCATTTCTTAGATGTAGATTTTGAGATTAAAGAGTATAAAGAAAATAATTGCAATGGATTTACTATTGAGGTGGTTTAA
- a CDS encoding archease gives MFNYFETTADLGVEAKGKSLEEAFKEGAKGLYNIMVDIDKVDKKEKIEFEIEGEDLEELLYNFLNELLFYTDVENLVFSDFDVKIEKDNNGYRLKCTAYGEKINKEKHNIKEEVKAVTYHMMEVKQEEDGWKIRYIVDL, from the coding sequence ATGTTCAACTATTTTGAAACTACTGCTGATTTGGGTGTTGAAGCAAAAGGAAAAAGTTTAGAAGAGGCATTTAAAGAGGGGGCTAAGGGACTTTACAATATTATGGTAGATATTGATAAAGTTGATAAAAAAGAAAAAATAGAGTTTGAAATAGAAGGGGAGGATTTGGAAGAGCTTTTATACAATTTTCTAAATGAGTTACTTTTTTATACTGATGTTGAAAATCTGGTTTTTAGCGACTTTGATGTAAAAATCGAAAAAGATAATAACGGCTATAGGTTAAAATGCACTGCTTATGGAGAAAAGATAAACAAAGAAAAACACAATATAAAAGAGGAGGTTAAAGCAGTAACCTATCACATGATGGAAGTTAAACAAGAAGAAGATGGATGGAAGATTAGATACATAGTTGATTTATAG
- a CDS encoding radical SAM protein — MNVEEIEKYLEENFDKLPEGCKQCVKGEKLVLFITGICNNNCYYCPLSEKRKNKDVIYANERLITTVEEAIEEAKLCSSKGVGITGGNPLLKINRTVKFLKALKNEFDEFHAHLYTTPETINEENLKLLKEAGLDEIRLHPTKIFNYGYDEEYIKLLCEKLSLCNKYIEDVGVEIPAIPNMEDEILKLAEAIDGIAKFMNINELEFSEENYYELEKRGFMPKDDVSNAIAGSEETALKVIKEFKGDLFINYCPSVLKDAIQMRNRLINRAKNVAKPYEVITEDGLLLRGIMIFDNEDDLKEMAEILEENEIEFEIIDKNIYLNPFILEDIIEEMKRQRFPITFSAYISEVYPTADALEVERIPLITKKLKFRRRRKR, encoded by the coding sequence ATGAACGTTGAAGAGATTGAAAAATATTTGGAAGAAAATTTTGATAAACTTCCAGAGGGATGTAAGCAGTGTGTTAAAGGGGAAAAATTAGTTTTATTCATTACAGGAATTTGCAATAACAACTGCTACTACTGCCCTTTATCTGAAAAAAGAAAGAATAAAGATGTCATATATGCAAATGAAAGATTAATAACAACTGTTGAAGAGGCAATTGAAGAGGCAAAGCTATGTAGTAGTAAAGGAGTTGGAATAACTGGTGGCAATCCTTTATTAAAAATAAATAGAACTGTAAAATTCTTAAAGGCATTAAAGAATGAATTTGATGAATTTCATGCCCACTTATATACAACACCAGAAACAATAAATGAAGAGAATTTAAAACTTTTAAAAGAAGCGGGTTTAGATGAGATAAGGTTGCATCCAACAAAGATTTTTAACTATGGCTATGATGAAGAATATATAAAACTTTTATGTGAAAAATTGAGCTTATGCAACAAATACATTGAAGATGTTGGGGTTGAAATTCCAGCAATCCCAAATATGGAAGATGAAATTTTAAAATTGGCTGAGGCAATTGATGGAATTGCCAAATTTATGAACATAAATGAGCTTGAATTTTCTGAGGAAAATTATTATGAGTTGGAAAAAAGAGGCTTTATGCCAAAGGATGATGTGAGTAATGCAATTGCTGGTAGTGAAGAAACAGCTTTAAAAGTTATAAAAGAATTTAAAGGAGATTTATTTATTAACTACTGCCCATCAGTTTTAAAAGATGCTATACAGATGAGAAATAGGTTAATAAATAGAGCTAAGAATGTAGCCAAACCTTATGAGGTTATAACTGAAGATGGCTTGCTATTGAGAGGCATTATGATTTTTGATAATGAGGATGATTTAAAGGAAATGGCTGAGATTTTGGAAGAGAATGAGATTGAGTTTGAAATTATCGATAAAAATATATATTTAAATCCATTTATATTAGAGGACATTATTGAAGAGATGAAAAGACAAAGATTTCCTATAACATTCTCAGCTTATATCTCAGAGGTTTATCCAACTGCTGATGCTTTAGAAGTAGAGAGAATCCCATTAATAACTAAAAAATTAAAGTTTAGGAGAAGAAGAAAAAGATAA
- a CDS encoding class III signal peptide-containing protein encodes MKKAQISLEFILLIFGIILIGVIVSSYVANSAGITKFLGNSTYSTKKITYKGFGAINGIENVAISGTTNTTTPNNESSGLVNESNNISGFARILFVGEAPPSNLDYNSYGDIRYTDNVDITTRGGNTLIIKPKGSPDEKYIVYFVDGVVDYPNIEFWAQGKHTLEIYNVKIIPEGIYVKFIVKGIPLPQIITIRDIKYIKGVDGVNFEISGGGKKTDAEIYISNTNISTFDINNLERTSGEIILTIENSEIDNLEGYPDFNNYSGNNPITIIIKNSWINGKYVTYYTKKIE; translated from the coding sequence ATGAAGAAAGCCCAAATCTCACTTGAATTTATACTTTTAATTTTTGGAATTATATTAATTGGAGTGATTGTATCATCCTACGTAGCTAATTCAGCAGGAATTACTAAATTTCTTGGAAATTCAACATACAGTACTAAAAAAATAACATATAAAGGATTTGGAGCGATAAATGGTATTGAAAATGTCGCAATATCAGGCACTACAAATACAACAACCCCAAATAACGAAAGTTCAGGGTTAGTTAATGAGTCCAACAATATTTCAGGATTTGCAAGAATTCTATTTGTTGGTGAGGCTCCTCCATCAAATTTAGATTACAACTCTTATGGAGATATCCGATATACGGATAATGTGGATATTACAACTCGGGGGGGAAATACTCTAATAATTAAACCTAAAGGTAGCCCTGATGAAAAATATATAGTCTATTTTGTAGATGGTGTGGTAGATTATCCAAATATTGAGTTTTGGGCTCAGGGAAAACATACTCTGGAAATATACAATGTTAAAATAATCCCTGAAGGCATATATGTGAAATTTATTGTAAAGGGAATTCCACTACCCCAGATAATTACGATTAGAGACATTAAATATATCAAAGGTGTCGATGGAGTAAATTTTGAAATTAGTGGAGGAGGTAAGAAAACAGATGCTGAGATTTATATATCTAACACTAATATATCAACGTTTGACATTAATAATTTAGAAAGAACCTCTGGAGAGATAATACTCACAATTGAAAATAGTGAAATTGATAATCTTGAGGGATATCCTGATTTTAACAATTACTCTGGAAATAATCCTATAACTATAATCATAAAAAATAGTTGGATTAATGGGAAGTATGTGACATATTACACCAAAAAAATCGAATAA
- a CDS encoding NOL1/NOP2/sun family putative RNA methylase, which produces MQFIRVNTLKINPEILKERLENKGVVLEKTFLDYAFEVKEAPFSIGSTPEYLFGYYMPQSISSMIPPVVLNPEENSFILDMCAAPGGKTTHLAQLMKNKGTIVAVEISRSRVKALKSNINRMGVLNTIIINADMRKYKDYLLKNEIFFDKILLDAPCSGNIIKDKNRNVSEEDIKYCSLRQKELIDIGIDLLKKDGELVYSTCSIEIEENEEVIKYILQKRDDVELINIKTDEFKGINIKEGHIKGTLRVFPPNEPFFIAKLKKIK; this is translated from the coding sequence ATGCAATTTATAAGAGTTAATACTTTAAAGATTAATCCAGAAATATTAAAAGAGAGATTAGAGAATAAAGGCGTTGTTTTAGAAAAAACTTTCTTAGATTATGCTTTTGAAGTAAAGGAAGCCCCGTTCTCAATTGGCTCAACTCCAGAGTATTTGTTTGGCTATTATATGCCACAATCAATATCTTCAATGATTCCACCAGTTGTTTTAAATCCAGAAGAAAATAGTTTTATATTAGATATGTGTGCCGCTCCAGGGGGGAAAACAACTCATTTAGCCCAATTAATGAAAAATAAAGGAACAATAGTTGCAGTTGAAATTAGTAGAAGTAGAGTAAAGGCGTTGAAATCAAATATAAATAGGATGGGGGTTTTAAACACAATCATAATAAATGCAGATATGAGAAAATACAAAGATTACTTATTAAAAAATGAGATATTTTTTGATAAGATTTTATTAGATGCTCCATGCTCAGGAAACATTATTAAAGATAAAAATAGAAACGTCTCAGAAGAAGATATAAAATACTGCTCTTTAAGGCAGAAAGAGTTAATAGATATAGGTATAGATTTATTAAAAAAAGATGGGGAATTGGTTTATTCAACTTGCTCAATAGAAATTGAAGAAAATGAGGAAGTAATAAAATACATACTACAAAAAAGAGACGATGTTGAGTTGATAAATATAAAAACAGATGAATTTAAAGGAATTAATATAAAAGAAGGCCATATAAAAGGAACTTTAAGAGTTTTTCCACCAAATGAACCATTTTTTATTGCAAAATTAAAGAAAATAAAATAA
- the gatD gene encoding Glu-tRNA(Gln) amidotransferase subunit GatD, which produces MDVGDIIRVETDKGIFEGILLPSTDENVITIKMKNGYNVGILKENVKNIEIIAKGEKPKYELPPLNIEKNEKLKTISILSTGGTVASKVDYKTGAVHPSFTADDLIRAVPELLDIANIKGRAIMNILSENMKPEYWKKIAEEIKKEIENGADGIVIAHGTDTMSYTASALSFMVKADVPIVLVGAQRSSDRPSSDAALNLISAVLAAREPIKGVYVVMHGESGDTFCYLHKGVKVRKCHSSRRDAFKSINTVPVAKINPFTKEIIYLQEVEKSDNSKKIEINTNLEEKVALIKIYPGMDGEIIRFYVDKGYKGIVLEGTGLGHAPEYIFEDIKYAIDKGVVVVMTTQTINGRVNMNVYSNGRELQKLGVIGCEDMPPEVALVKLMYLLGNHEPEEVKKLINKNLVGEIEYRSRFDAY; this is translated from the coding sequence ATGGATGTTGGAGATATTATAAGAGTAGAAACAGATAAAGGGATTTTTGAAGGTATTTTACTACCTTCAACTGACGAAAATGTCATTACAATAAAAATGAAAAATGGATATAACGTTGGAATATTAAAAGAAAACGTAAAAAATATAGAGATTATTGCTAAAGGGGAAAAGCCAAAGTATGAGTTGCCCCCATTAAACATTGAAAAGAATGAAAAATTAAAAACAATCTCTATTTTATCCACTGGAGGAACTGTTGCTTCAAAGGTTGATTATAAAACAGGGGCTGTTCATCCTTCTTTTACAGCTGATGATTTAATTAGAGCTGTTCCAGAGCTTTTAGATATTGCCAATATAAAAGGAAGAGCTATAATGAATATACTAAGCGAAAATATGAAACCAGAGTATTGGAAAAAGATTGCTGAAGAGATAAAAAAAGAGATAGAAAATGGGGCTGATGGAATAGTTATAGCTCATGGAACAGATACTATGAGCTATACAGCTTCAGCTCTCTCATTTATGGTTAAGGCAGATGTTCCTATTGTTCTAGTTGGAGCTCAGAGAAGTAGTGACAGACCTTCATCAGATGCCGCCCTCAATTTAATAAGTGCTGTTTTAGCTGCAAGAGAGCCAATTAAAGGAGTTTATGTGGTAATGCATGGGGAAAGTGGAGATACATTCTGCTATCTACATAAAGGAGTTAAAGTTAGAAAGTGCCATTCATCAAGAAGAGATGCGTTTAAATCAATAAATACAGTGCCAGTAGCTAAGATAAATCCATTTACAAAGGAAATTATCTATTTGCAGGAAGTTGAAAAATCAGATAATAGCAAAAAGATAGAGATAAACACCAATTTAGAAGAAAAAGTGGCTTTAATAAAAATTTATCCTGGAATGGATGGAGAAATTATTAGATTCTATGTTGATAAAGGATATAAAGGAATTGTATTAGAGGGGACTGGTTTAGGACATGCTCCAGAGTATATATTTGAAGATATAAAGTATGCGATAGATAAAGGAGTAGTAGTTGTAATGACAACCCAAACAATCAATGGAAGAGTAAATATGAACGTCTATTCAAATGGAAGAGAATTACAAAAATTAGGAGTTATCGGTTGTGAAGATATGCCTCCAGAAGTTGCATTAGTTAAATTGATGTATCTCTTAGGAAATCATGAGCCAGAGGAAGTTAAAAAACTAATTAATAAGAATTTAGTTGGAGAAATTGAATATAGAAGTAGGTTTGATGCATACTAA
- the cbiD gene encoding cobalt-precorrin-5B (C(1))-methyltransferase CbiD: MIYDFRKKSKFGYTTGSCAVAGAYSALYYLKFGEKLNYVEIENLNGDKLIIPIENIEKCGNKAKAVVIKDAGEDIDITNGIEIITEIELKKGKKDVIIKGGEGVGIVTKDGLQVKKGEPAINPKPKEMIRNNLLKLLNDDEVAEVTISIPKGKELAKKTLNPKLGIIGGLSILGTTGIVRPMSNEAYMNSLAPQIDVALANGYKKLIFVPGNIGTKYAKQLLNANDDEIIEVSNFWGFMLDKAKEKGVGEILIFGHAGKIIKLAGGIYNTHSKVADCRNEILAAYSSLFIDDKEAIKKILFSSTTEEVIKILEEKGILNDVFNLIAKRVVERLSERWEGIKFSCIIIDMKGNVLGSYL; the protein is encoded by the coding sequence ATGATTTATGATTTTAGGAAAAAATCAAAATTTGGCTACACTACTGGCTCATGTGCTGTTGCTGGGGCTTATTCAGCCCTTTATTATTTAAAATTTGGAGAAAAACTTAATTATGTTGAGATTGAGAATTTAAATGGTGATAAATTAATTATTCCAATAGAAAACATTGAAAAATGTGGAAATAAAGCTAAGGCAGTGGTTATTAAAGATGCTGGAGAGGATATAGATATAACAAACGGAATTGAAATCATTACAGAGATTGAATTAAAAAAAGGAAAAAAAGATGTTATTATCAAAGGTGGAGAAGGAGTTGGAATAGTTACAAAAGATGGTTTGCAGGTAAAGAAAGGAGAGCCAGCTATAAATCCAAAACCTAAGGAGATGATTAGAAACAACCTTTTAAAGCTTTTAAATGATGATGAAGTTGCTGAAGTTACTATTTCAATACCAAAAGGCAAAGAACTGGCTAAAAAAACACTGAATCCAAAACTTGGAATCATCGGAGGTTTGTCTATATTAGGAACAACTGGAATTGTTAGACCAATGTCAAATGAAGCATATATGAACTCTTTAGCTCCACAAATAGATGTTGCATTAGCAAATGGTTATAAAAAGCTAATATTTGTTCCTGGAAATATTGGAACCAAATATGCTAAACAACTTTTAAATGCCAATGATGATGAGATAATTGAGGTTTCAAACTTTTGGGGATTTATGCTTGATAAAGCTAAAGAAAAAGGAGTTGGGGAGATTTTAATTTTTGGACATGCTGGAAAAATAATTAAGTTGGCTGGGGGGATATATAATACTCACTCAAAGGTAGCTGATTGTAGAAATGAGATATTAGCTGCTTATTCATCTCTATTTATTGATGACAAAGAGGCGATAAAAAAAATATTGTTTTCTAGCACAACAGAGGAAGTTATTAAAATTTTAGAGGAAAAAGGAATTTTAAATGATGTTTTCAACCTTATAGCTAAAAGAGTTGTTGAAAGGTTAAGTGAAAGATGGGAAGGTATTAAATTCAGCTGTATAATTATAGATATGAAAGGAAATGTTTTAGGAAGTTATTTATAA
- a CDS encoding CARDB domain-containing protein, with protein sequence MIITKRKGQLSLEFILLILGLMVAGTVVSMGLVEQSPKFLGNEASNIKKESMGAFVTEAKFDSANSDTIINDSNPQPKTNETNETEEQSTPQDKQELPDLTPISLIVAYTNGTKICHYCKEHVQNSGENQQLQNQFRHGCCKNNTQVKISTVIKNVGNASAGQFVVALYDNDEKVAEQTISGLGVNDTTSVIFNYIISTSKGCKNQHQYQNHGANSQQQYQHHGCGGGIYEHTIKIVVDEYNSVNESNENNNEISVEINITKGHGHHGHEDANKEINSGIASDLKIYIGGYAFGEITKDIISGGKYISGNINEKIKGGGKVGKYNVNGTISGKIKVNGNSKLYLGNLYSINALTLTPEGNSETHIKVPEIGTLEIKGIKGYSWLELKGSKVNTIKVTKHIEGNGYFMCQEDTIDYMYISSIKGYAILDLIKNKIDNLCINRVEGNAYMYISSSDISKLRISDSLKGYSTLNIWDGCEISEVYIKGMQSDSTLIIGDSKINKLTINGNMGYDAVIYINNANITTLHVKRMNWGAIIEITNSNVENIIIDEKNKNGAKIIIDENSKVGNIEIKKEI encoded by the coding sequence ATGATAATCACTAAAAGAAAGGGACAACTCTCTTTGGAGTTTATTTTATTGATTTTAGGTTTGATGGTTGCAGGGACTGTTGTTTCTATGGGATTAGTTGAGCAAAGCCCAAAATTCCTTGGAAATGAAGCTTCAAATATTAAAAAAGAATCAATGGGGGCATTTGTAACAGAAGCAAAATTTGATTCTGCTAATTCCGACACGATAATTAATGACAGTAATCCACAGCCTAAAACAAATGAAACCAATGAAACTGAAGAGCAATCAACCCCTCAAGATAAACAAGAACTTCCCGACTTAACGCCGATAAGTTTAATAGTTGCCTACACCAATGGAACTAAAATTTGCCATTACTGCAAAGAGCATGTGCAAAATAGTGGAGAGAATCAGCAACTACAAAATCAGTTCAGACATGGGTGCTGTAAAAATAATACCCAAGTGAAGATATCTACAGTTATAAAAAATGTGGGTAATGCATCGGCAGGACAGTTTGTAGTAGCATTATACGACAATGATGAAAAAGTAGCAGAACAGACAATATCTGGTTTAGGAGTAAATGACACTACATCTGTTATATTCAACTATATAATATCAACATCAAAAGGTTGCAAAAATCAGCATCAATACCAAAACCATGGAGCAAACTCTCAGCAACAATATCAGCATCATGGCTGTGGTGGAGGAATATATGAGCATACAATTAAAATCGTAGTGGATGAATATAACTCAGTAAATGAATCAAATGAAAATAACAATGAGATAAGTGTGGAAATCAATATAACTAAAGGACATGGACATCATGGACATGAAGATGCAAATAAAGAGATAAACAGTGGAATTGCCAGTGACTTAAAAATATACATAGGGGGATATGCATTTGGAGAAATTACAAAAGATATTATTTCTGGCGGAAAATATATTTCTGGAAACATTAATGAGAAAATAAAAGGTGGTGGAAAAGTAGGTAAATATAATGTAAATGGAACAATTAGCGGGAAAATAAAAGTTAATGGGAATTCAAAATTATATCTCGGTAATCTTTATTCAATAAATGCCTTAACTTTAACACCTGAAGGAAATTCTGAGACACATATTAAAGTTCCAGAAATAGGAACACTAGAAATTAAAGGTATCAAGGGATATAGTTGGTTAGAATTAAAGGGTTCTAAGGTAAATACTATAAAAGTTACAAAGCATATTGAAGGAAATGGTTACTTTATGTGTCAAGAAGATACAATTGATTATATGTATATTAGTTCAATAAAAGGATACGCTATATTAGACCTTATCAAAAATAAAATTGATAATCTTTGCATAAATAGAGTTGAAGGAAATGCATATATGTATATATCCTCTTCAGACATTAGTAAGTTAAGGATATCTGATAGTTTAAAAGGATATTCGACACTAAATATTTGGGACGGATGCGAGATTTCAGAGGTTTATATAAAAGGTATGCAATCAGATTCAACATTAATTATAGGTGATTCAAAAATTAACAAACTCACGATTAATGGAAATATGGGATATGATGCAGTTATTTACATAAATAATGCAAATATTACAACTTTGCATGTAAAAAGAATGAATTGGGGAGCAATAATAGAAATAACTAACTCAAATGTTGAAAATATAATCATAGATGAGAAAAACAAAAATGGAGCAAAAATTATTATAGACGAAAATAGTAAAGTAGGAAATATTGAAATTAAAAAAGAAATATAA
- the gatE gene encoding Glu-tRNA(Gln) amidotransferase subunit GatE, with protein sequence MEIDYEKIGLKVGLEIHQQLNTKRKLFCHCPTILRDDEPDGEIVRVLRPSLSEMGEVDRAALIEARKGKKFIYQFYNDTTCLVELDEEPPHPPSEEALKIALEVALLMNMNVVDVAYTMRKIVIDGSNTSGFQRTIFLARDGYIETSEGKVGITSLCLEEDAARKIEDRGDAVVYNLDRLGIPLVEISTAPDIKTPKMAKEAARRIGEILRATGKVKRGLGTIRQDINISIKDGARIEVKGVQDLDLIEKVVENEVIRQLNLLKIRDKLRERNAEVIEEIFDVTEIFKDCKSKIIQNALKKKNGKVKAVLLKGFAGLVGMEIQPGRRLGTEFSDRAKVIAGVGGLFHTDELPKYGITEEEVKKLREFVNADELDAVIIVADEESKVDKALEAVIERAKEALIGVPEETRRALEDGNTSYLRPLPGAARMYPETDIPPIVIKKEFIEEIKANLPELPEEKFERFKNEYKLNDELARKMVLSYYVDLFEELCKKFKNVKPVLIATTLEGTLKEIKREGYDIDKLEDRHLEDTFRALSEGKIAKEGIIEVLKGFCEYPDKSIDEILEIKGLKGLSKEEVEKIIEGIIKDHLDVVKEKGEKAYGFLMGRCMAKLRGKADGKLVNDILREKLKEFI encoded by the coding sequence ATGGAAATTGACTATGAAAAAATAGGATTAAAGGTTGGGTTAGAGATTCATCAACAGTTAAATACAAAGAGAAAGTTATTCTGCCACTGTCCTACAATTTTGAGGGATGATGAGCCAGATGGAGAGATTGTTAGAGTTTTAAGGCCTTCATTGAGTGAGATGGGAGAGGTTGATAGAGCTGCTTTAATTGAGGCAAGGAAAGGGAAGAAGTTTATTTATCAATTTTATAATGACACAACGTGTTTGGTTGAGTTAGATGAAGAACCTCCACATCCACCAAGTGAAGAGGCTTTAAAGATAGCGTTAGAGGTTGCTTTATTGATGAATATGAATGTGGTTGATGTTGCATACACAATGAGAAAGATAGTTATTGATGGTTCAAACACTTCTGGATTTCAGAGGACTATATTTTTAGCAAGGGATGGTTATATAGAGACATCTGAAGGTAAAGTAGGGATAACAAGCTTATGTTTAGAGGAGGATGCGGCAAGAAAGATAGAGGATAGAGGAGATGCAGTTGTTTATAACTTGGATAGGTTGGGAATTCCATTGGTTGAGATTTCAACAGCTCCTGACATAAAGACTCCAAAGATGGCTAAAGAGGCAGCGAGAAGAATTGGAGAGATATTGAGAGCTACAGGGAAAGTTAAGAGAGGTTTAGGGACAATAAGGCAAGATATTAATATATCAATTAAAGATGGGGCAAGAATAGAGGTTAAGGGAGTCCAAGACTTAGACTTAATTGAAAAGGTTGTAGAGAATGAAGTGATAAGGCAGCTAAACTTATTAAAGATTAGAGATAAATTAAGAGAAAGAAATGCAGAGGTTATTGAAGAAATATTTGATGTTACAGAGATATTTAAAGACTGCAAATCAAAGATTATACAAAATGCCTTAAAGAAAAAGAATGGAAAAGTTAAGGCAGTTTTATTAAAGGGTTTTGCAGGTTTAGTTGGGATGGAAATTCAGCCAGGAAGAAGATTAGGTACTGAGTTCTCTGATAGAGCCAAAGTTATAGCTGGAGTTGGTGGATTGTTCCACACAGATGAATTGCCAAAATATGGCATTACAGAGGAAGAGGTTAAAAAACTTAGAGAGTTCGTTAATGCAGATGAACTAGATGCTGTAATTATTGTTGCAGATGAAGAAAGCAAGGTAGACAAGGCATTAGAGGCAGTAATAGAGAGGGCTAAAGAGGCATTGATTGGAGTTCCAGAGGAAACAAGGAGGGCTTTAGAGGATGGAAATACATCCTATTTAAGACCTCTACCAGGAGCTGCAAGAATGTATCCTGAAACAGATATACCTCCAATAGTTATAAAGAAAGAGTTTATTGAAGAGATTAAAGCTAATCTACCAGAACTTCCAGAGGAGAAATTTGAGAGGTTTAAGAATGAGTATAAGTTGAATGATGAATTAGCAAGAAAAATGGTTTTAAGCTATTACGTTGATTTATTTGAAGAGCTTTGTAAGAAATTCAAAAATGTTAAGCCAGTTTTAATTGCTACAACTTTAGAGGGAACATTAAAAGAGATTAAAAGAGAAGGGTATGATATAGACAAATTAGAAGATAGACATTTAGAAGATACATTTAGAGCATTATCTGAAGGAAAAATAGCTAAAGAGGGAATTATTGAAGTTTTAAAAGGTTTTTGTGAGTATCCAGATAAAAGCATAGATGAGATTTTGGAAATTAAAGGATTGAAGGGCTTATCTAAAGAAGAAGTAGAAAAGATTATTGAAGGAATTATAAAAGATCACTTAGATGTAGTTAAAGAAAAAGGAGAAAAAGCTTATGGATTTCTAATGGGTAGATGTATGGCAAAATTAAGAGGAAAAGCAGATGGAAAGTTAGTTAATGATATATTGAGAGAAAAGCTAAAGGAGTTTATTTAA